The sequence below is a genomic window from Ovis aries strain OAR_USU_Benz2616 breed Rambouillet chromosome 19, ARS-UI_Ramb_v3.0, whole genome shotgun sequence.
AAGGGCCCGCATTCCTGCCTGCCTTTCTGTGCCCTGGATCTGCGACATGCTTTCTCGCGCAAACCTCAGGCTCCCCTTGGGtccctctgtgtctctctttgcATCCTTATTTCCATCACactgtctctttttctccctctgttttGCTCCATCCCCCTCTGATAcatctccatctctttctccctctccctgccctttCTTGTTCTTATTCTTCCCCCCgcacccctctctctctctcaaatacATCCATATCCAGATATACCTGTGGCTTTCTGTCTCTGGGTCACTCCATCTCTTTGTCCATCTCTGTCTCattctctttctcactctttccGTCCTGCCGACCCCTTCTCTGCCTGGTTCCGTCTCAGTTTTCTGTGTTGCTCTGGCTCTCTCCTTGTCCCTTCACCTCTGCTTCTGTCCCTCTGACCCTGGCCTGGCTGctctctctctgctttccccatctgtctctatCCATCGGCCACAGCCAACCAGAGCCCCTGCCTTGAACCTGTTTTCTCCTTACAGCCTGACTACACGATGACCAGGTGGGCTCTGCTCACGCTGATGGTCCTGACATTGGGCAGGACCCTGCTTGTCCCagcaacccccaccccaggcttccAGCTCCTCCCTCAGAACTTTCCCCAGGCCACTGCCTGCCCCGTGACCTCGGAGAGCCCCTCAGCCAGCACCATGGCACCCTCCACTGCTTCGGGCCGCGCCAGCCCTGACCCCCACCTTGGCGCCCGCATCGCCCTCTCTCTGGACGTCCCCCTTGGCCTCCTGCAGATCTTACTGGAGCAGGCCCGGGCCAGGGCTGTGAGGGAGCAGGCTGCTGCAAATGCCCGCATCCTGGCCCAGGTCGGCCGCCGCTGAGCCTGAGGGAGGCGGTCACAGGGATGGAGCCACCCTGCATGGGGGAGATCGGCAGGGCCGCGGCGCATCTGGATCCCGCCACATGGAGTCAGTCATATCAAAGTGCCTCACAGAGTCACAGTGTGGGCGGACAGCACGCACGTTGCCACGCCAGGTTGCCAATGGACTCTAGCCACTCCTAGTAGGAGCCCCCCGGGACTTACGGTATATGTCTGGAGAGCTTGGACACTACCATGGATGATCCCTGCCACATGGAGTCTGGTCATGTCTGGGTCCCACAGTCAAGAGCCTCCGGACACCATCATACAGGGGCTCCATAATGCCACTTACAGGAACCTCAACACAGGACACCATGGCTGCATTGGAGAGAACCGCCCATCTAAGGCCAGACCTAGAGGTCTGCCCTGCCCCCACGTGTCACCAGACAGGTGCTGGCGGAGGTTCCCAGGCAGCACCCACTCCAAACGGATGGGGGCATCTCCAGGAATAGACGGACGCTCATACGTGGGAAGTCTGTGGCTGTGGCAGCcttgccttgtgtgtgtgtgttggggggggtgTGGTTTATACGCATGGGTGGCCGAGTCTCCGTGTATCTGAcagctgtttgtgtgtgtgaacaaGGTGTGGGCCTGTGAGGGGGCTGTGGAGAATGGGAGCCTGTCCCCCAAATCTGCATGAAGCATGCTCAGCACACACCCAGGTGCTGTCTTACCCACACCTCTGCGTACCCAGGCTCTGCCCTTGCACACACATGGCTCAGGGGAGAAGGGAGCGCAGGCTGAGGGGGCTCTGGCCCCTCCTTCATTGAACagtcctgagcctcagttttccaagCCTcggttttctcttttctcctccgtAAAGCCGAGTGATGCCGCCACGCTTCTTGTGAGCACTGAGTGATGTAATAACGTACATGAAGGTTCCCGCCtgcaaaaaaaaaccctcaataaaCATAGCGACTGGAGAGTGAGCTAGACAAGAATCACACAGTCATGTGCCCCCAGGCAGTGACACACAGGAGGGCGGAGTCAGAGCTGCTCCTCTAACCCCCTTCCCCCGCCCGGATTTCACTGACCGGTCCTGTGTGGAAGGCTGCAGGTTTGACCTAATCTCCCAACCCAATCTCCATGGCGGGTTTGGAGATGAGACCAAGCCTTCTGGAGTGTGTGGCCAGGCTTGCCAGCAGACGGGGCAGGAACTGTGGGTAGTGTAGACGACTCGGGCTGGAGACGAGGGCAGACACTGGGTCCTAGCTGGAGAGAAAGTTAGCACTGTCGGAAGTGTGGCCGCTGGGGtttgggggctgggggcggggttggggggccaCTGACCAAGATCTCATAGTTGTCCCCAGCCCTGGGGGGCGGGTCCAAGGCGGGGCGGAGAGGCGGAGCCATGGGGGGGCGGTGCTCTCCGGAGCCTGGAGGGCGGGGCCACCCCAATCCCGGCCGCAGGGGGCGGCGGCCCGGGCCAGTTCGGGAGCAGGATGAACAGAGGTATGGAAGGAGGCAGCTCCCCGACGGAACCCGGGTCAGGGAGCAGCAGACGGGGTAGGCGCCGGGCAGGGTGGAGAGGGTGGGCGGACTGGGAAAAGACATGGGCGAAGTGGAGGTGGTGTTAGACGGGGGTGTGAGAGCTTTGGGGGTCTCTCTGGGATTAGGGGTGCTCTGAGGGGGCATCGGTCTGTCAGTggcagggagggggtgggcaCTGGCGCCTCACCGGGGAGAGGGAGCTGGGCCAAGGGGGGAACTATAAATagctgcttcctccagcccagggggaGGGACAACCCTCTGGAGCTGCCCCAGGGCCTCCAGCTCTGCCCTTTGCTGGCCTCCAAGGGGTCATACTTGTCCAGGTCCCCCCTCAGGGGTCATACCAGCTTGGGAAAGTTCAGAGGCTCATTTGGGAAGCTCTTCATACGATGTGATTTTAGCCCTTAAACCACCATTTCTAGGGCAACTACTATGTGCCTTGTGTGGGTCCTGAGCTGCTCTAAGCGCCTACTGTGTGCTCTGTCCCTATCGCGAACCTCTCTGAGCACCTCGGACTGTGTGTCCCGGCTGGTCCTGAGGCACTCTGAGCACCTACCATGTGCCCTGTGCCAGGCGGGAATCAGCAAGTGCAGACCAGGGCTGCTTGGTCACATGGCTCTCCACTCGCGAGTTGGAACCTCACACCCTGTGTGAGCTTGGCTCCCAGGGAGACACGAGATGATCCTTGGCTAGAAATGGCCAGAGCCACTGGGACTCCTGGGAACTCCCCAACCTCCCAGTGGccgcagagaggagaggaggagggaataaagggggagggaggcagaggagaacAGCAGGCCTCACTGCCACCGGCCTGGGCACAGGGCTCGGtagtgtgtgtgcacgcatgacTATGTGCGCACCATACGTTTGCGGACTGGTGTGTGGGTCCGTGTGGGATGCACTGAGGTCCCTGGGCCTTTCTGCTGCAAAGGGTGGCATGGTGGTTGGGCCAGGACTGCCCAGCGGATATGGGGACTGGGAAGAGTTTGAGGACTTCCTGCAGCTTGGAGGGTGGGACACTGGGAGGAGGTCCAGTGGTCAGTGCACAGGGCACCACAGGAGCCCTCCGGCACAAGCCAGGCAGGGTCACGGGCGgaacgggggcgggggggggggtgcggaggCTGAGCAGGCTGTGTTCATACACAACATCCCAGCACACCTCCCACCCCTGGGCCAGGAGAGCTGGCTCACTCTTGAATGGCCCCAAGGAGGGCAAGCCACAGGGGCCAGTTATTCTATTGGACACCTGCTGATGCTGAAGGAGCGGAAAGCCAGGAGAGCATTTCAGCGCAGGGAACGTGCAAGAGCGCAGGCATGGAGGTCGGGTGTGTGGGTGTAGTGCGGTTCGCGAGGGCTGGCAGTTGAGCTGAGTCCATCCTGCACGGCGGGCAGGCAACTCTGTGACTCTGGGCCCTTCTCCCGTCCTCAGCTTCCTGTCTGAGAGGTGGAGCCACAGCAGGGGAGATGGGGAATATCCTCAGAGCAGATGCTGACCCTGGCCGTGGGGAGGGGCTCCAGGCTCCTTCTGCTGTTGACATGTGGCCTCGCCCTGGGTATGGGGACTTGGGAGGGAGTGTCTGAGTCAACCCAGAGTCGGACTGTTTGGGGAAGAGTGGGAGGTACAGAGTCACTGCTTCCCTGGCAAGCTGAACTCAGACTTCTGGACATGGAGTTGGCTTCCCAGACCTGGTTCTGGCCTCCTGCCCGACTCTGGCTGTCCCCGATCCCCAGGCTTTGACTAACACTCCCAAGAGGGCTAGGGAGGAGAATGGCAGGTCTGAGAAGGTACGGGATGTCTGTGGACGTTAGAGGAGGTAGACTCTGCAATGAGTGCTGGGGGCTGGATAGGGTGGGGGTGTGTGGTGACAAGGTCTCTGAGGCTAGCATGGCCCCAGAATGGCCTTGGTAGTGGCCAGGAGACAAACAGGAGGGCTGTGTCAGGAACAGCATGAGTGGCTTTGGAGAAGGAGGAAGTGGGTGGGAGGTCACCAGGGGCATGCCACTCATCGGGACCTGCCCGTGGGTGTGCCGGCTGCTGGGCATgagcggggagggaggtggccggTGGACACTGAAGAGGGAGGCTGAAAAAGAGTGGAAGTGGTTGAGTAGGTCtgaggcagggacttccctggggaggCAGCTTGAGCTGCTTCCAGGGAAGGTCTGTGTGGGCTTCTAGCACGTGGACCTCCTTaaccttcccttcctgggacatgAGTGAGACATCTGCATCAGTCATCTGAAAGGTCCTTGCCAGGCTTTGAAGGGCTGGGCTGGGACTTGGAGGACTGACTCAAGGCAGGAGTGTGGCAAGTTGGGCAGAGGAAGCCACGCTGCCCCTGTGGCGCACTGGGTGGAGCCTTTGCTCCATGCCCCAGCCCCTGAGTCCCAGCCGGGCACAGGTTCGGTAGAGAGGCCTTGGGGATGCAGTGGTCCTGCCAGGGGATGTGGTGGAGGACATCGCTAGAGGGCAGTGTGACCCAGACTGGAGCTGTGTCAGCTAAGGCCTTGGCAGAAAGTGTACAAAGCTTAAGAGGCTGGGCTGAGGAGACAGGAGTTAGGACTGGAGAGAAGGAGCCAGGTGTGTTCCTGAACCACGGGTCTCTCCTCTGCCTCTTGCCTCCACTGCATATttagagagaggagggagataaataacataataaatgACAGCATTACTGGACTTCAGAACGGATTTCTCAGACATGGACACATTTAATCCATACCAGAATCTTGTCCTCGATGACAGTACATATTCTGTTTTCCTGATGAAGAGGCAGAGGCTCATTAAAGAACAAGTGTGTAAACTTAATGATGTAAAATTTAGTTGGTAAAAATGAAGtcctggaaggaaaaggaagat
It includes:
- the UCN2 gene encoding urocortin-2, which encodes MTRWALLTLMVLTLGRTLLVPATPTPGFQLLPQNFPQATACPVTSESPSASTMAPSTASGRASPDPHLGARIALSLDVPLGLLQILLEQARARAVREQAAANARILAQVGRR